Below is a window of bacterium DNA.
CGGCGCGATCTGGGTCGACGGCGCCGAGATCACCGCCCTGCCCCGCGACGGGCTGTTCGAGCTGCGCAAGCGCTTCGGCATGCTGTTCCAGGGCGCCGCGCTGTTCGATTCGATGACCATCTGCGAGAACGTCGGGCTGGGCCTGTCCGAGCACTCGGGCCTGCCGCCGCAGGAGATCCGCGAGCGCGCCTGCCGCTGCCTGGCGATGGTCGGGCTCGCCCAGGTCGAGGACAAGCTGCCGTCGGAGCTGTCCGGCGGCATGAAGAAGCGCGCCGGGCTGGCGCGCGCCATCGCCATGGAGCCCGACTACATCCTGTACGACGAGCCGACCACCGGCCTGGACCCGATCACCGGCGACGCCATCAACGACCTGATCCTGAAGCTCCAGCAGGAGCTGCACGTGACCTCGATCGTGGTGACGCACGACATGGCCAGCGCGTTCAAGATCGCCGACCGCGTCGCCATGCTCAACCGCGGCCGCATCATCTACGCCGGTTCGGTCGACGAGATCCGCAACACGGACCACCCGATGGTCCGGCAGTTCATCGAAGGCAGCGCGCAGGGGCCGCTGGGCTTGTTCTAGATTCCTGGTCCAGCGCCGCCGCGGCGCGGGAGGTGCCCATGGGGACGACGGGTAGGAAACGCGAGATCCAGGTCGGCGTGACGGTGATCGTCTCGCTGGTGGTGCTGATCTGGGGCATGCTCTGGTTCAAGCAGGTGCGTTTCGCCGGCGGCGTCGAACACTACGCCGTGGATTTCACCGCGGTGGGCGGCCTGCAGTCCCACGACCGCGTCCAGGTGCGCGGCATCAGGCTGGGCGCGGTCGAGGACTTCGCGATGATCGGCGACAAGGTCCGCGTCGACTTCTACGTGGAGCCCGACGCCGGGCTCACCCAGGACTCCCGCATCACGCTGACCAGCATGGGCATCGTCGGCGAGATGCTGATCGAGATCACGCCGGGCACCGGCCCCGCGGCGCCCGGGGGCCACGTCTTCCGGGGCGAGGTGCTCAAGGACATGGGCGCCATGATGAACGAGGGGGCCGCCACCTTGGAGGAGGCGCGGACGCTGACCCGCGAGCTGACCGCCTTCATGCAGGAGGTGCGCGAGGGCGACCGCATCGGCGCGATCATGGACGACACCCGGATCACCATGGCCTCCCTGCGCTCCACGAACGAGGAGCTGACGCCCGAGGTGAAGCACCTGGTCGCGGACCTGCGGGCCACCACCGCGGCGGTGCGCACGGCCGTCGCCGGCCCCGACAGCCTGCTCGCGGGGACCATGCGG
It encodes the following:
- a CDS encoding ABC transporter ATP-binding protein codes for the protein MTSPANLPAPPDFRVADPAARQGITLQGVTKTFQGRKVLDGLDFSIARGETVVIIGRSGEGKSVLLKHIVRLLEPDAGAIWVDGAEITALPRDGLFELRKRFGMLFQGAALFDSMTICENVGLGLSEHSGLPPQEIRERACRCLAMVGLAQVEDKLPSELSGGMKKRAGLARAIAMEPDYILYDEPTTGLDPITGDAINDLILKLQQELHVTSIVVTHDMASAFKIADRVAMLNRGRIIYAGSVDEIRNTDHPMVRQFIEGSAQGPLGLF
- a CDS encoding MlaD family protein — protein: MGTTGRKREIQVGVTVIVSLVVLIWGMLWFKQVRFAGGVEHYAVDFTAVGGLQSHDRVQVRGIRLGAVEDFAMIGDKVRVDFYVEPDAGLTQDSRITLTSMGIVGEMLIEITPGTGPAAPGGHVFRGEVLKDMGAMMNEGAATLEEARTLTRELTAFMQEVREGDRIGAIMDDTRITMASLRSTNEELTPEVKHLVADLRATTAAVRTAVAGPDSLLAGTMRGAGATLARVDSLTILLTRTTTSLAALVERLESGEGTAGRMLKDDSLYAQAESTIVAVQDLIADVKARPKRYFHVSLF